One Rhodothermales bacterium genomic window carries:
- a CDS encoding glycoside hydrolase family 3 C-terminal domain-containing protein, whose amino-acid sequence MTILPTSGRYATGRLLAILALLIWAASPARAQTPLYLDPDATLEARVDDLVGRMTLEEKVAQMSDQAPAIERLGVPEYNWWNEALHGVARAGLATSYPQAIGLAATWDTELIFRMATAISDESRAKHHAFVRNGKRLRYQGLTIWSPNINLFRDPRWGRGQETYGEDPYLTGRLAVPFVRGLQGDDPAYLKTVATVKHFAVHSGPEPERHVFDAVVSERDLRETYLPQFETGIREAGAYSIMCAYNRLYGEAACSSDLLLGDILRGEWGFAGYVTSDCWALDDIYLNHRLVGTVEEAAARAVNAGTDLDCGAQTYPHLVDAVRQGLVEESAIDTAVKRLFRARFKLGMFDPDERVAYARIPYSVVDHAEHRALAREVARKSMVLLKNDGVLPLRKDLGKLAVIGPNADQWLMLLGNYNGVPADVVTPLRGIREAVSPQTEVRYARGAELADGFPMYETVPASVLFTPEGRPGVQAEYFGDYAMSGDPLFAGVDPLLDANWHDRAPRADMDGDDFSVRWTGEIRPERTGMYQLGTIATMWFELYLDDSLLVRSQYNYRDELGDPRATTSAPIRLEAGKRYRFRIDAKESYSDAQLQLVWAAPQGDLEAEALDAARDADAVILALGLTPRMEGEEMKVEIDGFRGGDRTDIVLPASQRRLMERIVALGKPTVLVLLNGSALAVNRAQEQVPAILEAWYPGQAAGTAIADVLFGDYNPAGRLPITFYRSVDDLPPFEDYAMAGRTYRFFEGEPLYPFGYGLSYTTFSYANLRTSAPVLPEGGRVEVSVEVTNTGSRTGEEVVQLYVSYPEASVTRPRKELRGFARIALAAGETKTVQLPIDADDLRYWDAENDRWVLEHRPVEIQVGASSADIRLRRALPVSR is encoded by the coding sequence ATGACGATCCTCCCGACCTCGGGTCGCTATGCAACAGGCCGGCTCCTGGCCATTCTGGCCCTCTTGATCTGGGCCGCTTCGCCGGCTCGGGCCCAGACCCCCCTCTACCTCGATCCCGACGCCACGCTCGAGGCGCGCGTCGACGACCTGGTGGGGCGGATGACGCTCGAGGAGAAAGTGGCGCAGATGTCGGACCAGGCGCCGGCCATCGAGCGGCTCGGCGTCCCCGAATACAACTGGTGGAACGAGGCGCTGCACGGCGTCGCGCGGGCCGGCCTCGCTACGTCGTATCCCCAGGCCATCGGGCTTGCGGCGACCTGGGACACGGAGCTGATCTTCCGGATGGCCACGGCGATTTCCGACGAATCCCGCGCCAAGCACCACGCCTTCGTCCGCAACGGAAAGCGTTTGCGGTACCAGGGCCTGACGATCTGGTCGCCCAACATCAACCTCTTCCGCGATCCGCGGTGGGGGCGCGGCCAGGAGACGTACGGCGAAGACCCCTACCTGACCGGCCGGCTCGCCGTGCCGTTTGTGCGCGGGCTCCAGGGCGATGACCCGGCCTACCTCAAAACGGTCGCCACGGTCAAGCACTTCGCGGTCCACAGCGGGCCGGAGCCCGAGCGGCATGTCTTCGACGCCGTGGTGAGCGAGCGCGACCTGCGCGAGACTTACCTGCCGCAGTTCGAAACGGGCATCCGCGAGGCCGGCGCGTATTCCATCATGTGCGCCTACAACCGCCTCTACGGCGAAGCCGCCTGCAGCAGCGATCTGTTGCTCGGCGACATCCTGCGCGGCGAATGGGGCTTCGCCGGCTACGTGACGTCCGACTGCTGGGCCCTGGACGACATCTACCTGAATCATCGCCTCGTCGGCACCGTCGAGGAGGCCGCGGCGCGGGCGGTAAACGCCGGCACCGACCTCGACTGCGGCGCCCAGACCTACCCGCACCTCGTCGACGCCGTCCGGCAGGGGCTTGTGGAGGAATCCGCGATCGACACCGCCGTCAAACGCCTGTTTCGGGCGCGGTTCAAGCTCGGGATGTTCGACCCCGACGAGCGCGTCGCCTACGCCCGGATCCCCTACAGCGTCGTCGATCATGCCGAGCACCGCGCCCTCGCGCGCGAGGTGGCGCGCAAATCGATGGTGCTCCTGAAAAACGACGGGGTGTTGCCGCTTCGCAAGGACCTCGGGAAGCTCGCCGTGATCGGGCCGAACGCGGATCAGTGGCTGATGCTCCTCGGCAACTACAACGGCGTGCCGGCCGACGTGGTCACGCCCCTGCGCGGCATCCGAGAGGCGGTTTCGCCGCAGACCGAGGTGCGCTACGCGCGCGGCGCCGAGCTGGCGGACGGGTTTCCGATGTATGAGACGGTGCCTGCGAGCGTCCTGTTCACCCCGGAAGGCCGACCGGGCGTCCAGGCCGAATATTTCGGCGACTACGCGATGAGCGGAGATCCGCTTTTTGCCGGCGTCGACCCGCTCCTGGATGCCAACTGGCACGACAGGGCGCCCCGCGCCGACATGGACGGGGACGACTTCAGCGTCCGCTGGACAGGCGAGATCCGTCCGGAACGAACGGGGATGTACCAGCTCGGCACGATCGCCACCATGTGGTTCGAGCTGTACCTCGACGACAGCCTGCTGGTCCGCTCCCAGTACAATTACCGCGACGAACTGGGCGACCCGCGCGCCACGACCTCGGCGCCGATCCGGCTCGAAGCCGGCAAGCGCTACCGGTTCCGGATCGACGCGAAGGAGTCGTACAGCGACGCACAACTTCAACTCGTCTGGGCCGCGCCGCAGGGCGACCTCGAGGCGGAGGCTCTCGATGCGGCCCGGGATGCCGATGCCGTCATCCTCGCGCTAGGGCTCACGCCCCGTATGGAGGGCGAGGAGATGAAGGTGGAAATCGACGGGTTTCGGGGCGGCGACCGGACGGATATCGTCCTGCCGGCCTCCCAGCGGCGGCTGATGGAGCGGATCGTCGCGCTCGGCAAACCGACCGTGCTGGTGCTGCTCAACGGGAGCGCGCTGGCGGTGAACCGGGCGCAGGAGCAGGTGCCGGCCATCCTGGAGGCCTGGTATCCCGGCCAGGCCGCGGGGACCGCCATCGCCGACGTGCTTTTCGGCGACTACAACCCCGCCGGCCGGCTGCCGATCACGTTTTATCGCAGCGTCGACGACCTGCCTCCCTTCGAGGACTACGCCATGGCGGGGCGGACCTACCGCTTCTTCGAGGGCGAGCCGTTGTATCCCTTTGGCTACGGACTCAGCTACACGACGTTCTCCTACGCCAACCTGCGGACGAGCGCGCCCGTTCTCCCGGAAGGCGGGCGCGTGGAGGTGAGCGTCGAGGTGACGAATACCGGCTCGCGCACCGGGGAAGAGGTGGTCCAGCTGTATGTCAGCTATCCCGAGGCCTCGGTGACGCGGCCCCGGAAGGAATTGCGGGGGTTCGCGAGGATCGCGCTGGCGGCCGGCGAGACGAAGACGGTTCAGCTGCCCATCGACGCTGACGACCTCCGGTACTGGGACGCCGAGAACGACCGGTGGGTGCTGGAGCATCGCCCCGTCGAGATCCAGGTCGGCGCGTCGTCGGCCGACATCCGGCTCCGCCGCGCGTTGCCCGTCAGCCGGTAG
- a CDS encoding serine hydrolase: MLRSFVLIWTLATVVPAAYAQQHATTWPGASWPVSTPQAEGVNPDTLAAIHADLAAGAYGAVDHFLLIRHGRVIADHHYDRVYRLPPDAADTTNHQYNYDHPDWHPYLHGSELHTLQSVTKSVNATVLGIAIDEGLIPGVDTPAMTYFAAYDPDLSDPRKASMTIEDLLTMRSGIDWYTQGGYANPEHSTIVMELSDAWIEYIVGRPMDADPGAAFEYNDGASVLLGKIVTEATGMRADTYAAERLFKPIGITDYYWKITPDGEADTEGGLYLKTHDLARIGYLYLHGGVWNGRQVVSRDWVERSTSPVVADIAPGNDRVNLGYGYQWWVPDQEYGQTKVFAGNGFGGQFVLVAPEYDIVAVFNGWDPFGDKSTWRVLQERILPATTR; encoded by the coding sequence ATGCTTCGTTCGTTCGTCCTGATCTGGACGCTCGCCACCGTCGTCCCTGCCGCTTACGCGCAGCAACACGCGACGACCTGGCCCGGCGCCTCATGGCCGGTCTCCACCCCGCAGGCCGAGGGCGTGAACCCGGATACCCTCGCCGCCATCCATGCCGACCTCGCCGCCGGCGCTTACGGCGCCGTCGATCATTTCCTGCTCATCCGCCACGGACGCGTCATCGCGGACCATCACTACGACCGCGTCTACCGCCTCCCGCCCGACGCCGCGGACACGACAAACCATCAATACAACTACGACCATCCCGACTGGCACCCGTATCTCCATGGCTCCGAACTGCATACGCTTCAATCGGTCACGAAGAGCGTCAACGCGACAGTCCTGGGCATCGCCATCGACGAGGGATTGATTCCCGGCGTCGACACGCCGGCCATGACCTACTTCGCGGCCTACGATCCGGACCTCTCCGACCCGCGCAAGGCGTCGATGACGATTGAGGATCTGCTGACGATGCGCAGCGGCATCGACTGGTATACCCAGGGCGGGTACGCGAACCCCGAACACAGCACCATCGTGATGGAGCTGAGCGACGCCTGGATCGAGTACATCGTGGGCCGGCCGATGGACGCCGACCCGGGCGCGGCATTCGAATACAACGACGGGGCGAGCGTGCTACTCGGCAAGATCGTCACCGAGGCCACCGGCATGCGCGCCGACACGTACGCGGCGGAACGGCTCTTCAAGCCGATCGGCATCACCGACTATTACTGGAAGATCACGCCGGACGGCGAGGCCGACACCGAAGGCGGCCTCTATCTGAAAACCCACGACCTCGCCCGGATCGGGTACCTGTACCTCCACGGCGGCGTATGGAACGGCCGGCAGGTCGTATCCCGCGACTGGGTGGAACGCTCCACCTCCCCGGTGGTCGCCGACATCGCACCCGGCAACGACCGCGTCAACCTCGGCTACGGCTACCAGTGGTGGGTGCCCGATCAGGAATACGGGCAGACGAAAGTCTTCGCCGGCAACGGCTTTGGCGGCCAGTTCGTGCTGGTCGCGCCCGAATACGACATCGTGGCCGTCTTCAACGGGTGGGACCCGTTCGGCGACAAGTCGACCTGGCGGGTGCTGCAGGAGCGTATTCTGCCGGCGACGACCCGGTAG
- a CDS encoding S8 family peptidase, whose protein sequence is MRTISLMLVLLAGTIAPARAQDAAKHWIFFTDKQPDATARLEPDSATPAALARRATRGRQLDPMLDAPLTPAYLDALRDLGVAPLVESRWLNGVSAVLTDAERTRVEALPFVRALRPVGIVAPAAEQAPAPLAFAAPVQDRRSAYRLDYGASAGQLELVNAVPVLEEGLSGAGVKLGIIDTGLGNNLASHPATATMVSDGRFVLSQDFTGLPADASTHGFSVISVAAGYEPGQLIGPAYGAMVYHARTEYTPTETNQEEDNFVAGLEWMEAQGVDVVNVSLGYSTFDAGQRSYTYAEMDGNTGVTTIAADLAVEHGMIVVSAAGNEGCGSPTLCWYYITTPSDGKNVISVGAVNTGGLLVDFSGRGPTADGRTKPDIVAQGQSVYLASGTSYASSNGTSFASPMVAGIVTLLLEANPALTPLQVADILRTTASEAATPDFGRGYGIVNTEAAVQAARDLIITGVESPETAASFELEAPYPNPVLDRATLTLHNAGAPIHARLTVYNSLGQEVTTGFDGTLPTGRQPLEIDLRDQPAGLYLYRLDLGGAIRTGTLVRL, encoded by the coding sequence ATGCGAACGATCTCGTTGATGCTTGTGCTGCTGGCCGGCACGATCGCGCCGGCGCGGGCACAGGATGCCGCCAAGCACTGGATCTTCTTCACGGACAAACAGCCCGACGCCACGGCGCGGCTCGAACCCGACAGCGCCACGCCGGCCGCCCTCGCGCGGCGCGCCACCCGCGGCCGCCAGCTGGACCCCATGCTCGATGCCCCGCTGACGCCGGCGTACCTCGACGCCTTGCGCGACCTGGGCGTCGCGCCGCTCGTCGAAAGCCGGTGGCTCAACGGCGTCAGCGCGGTGCTGACGGATGCGGAGCGGACGCGGGTCGAGGCGCTGCCGTTCGTGCGCGCGCTTCGACCGGTGGGGATCGTGGCGCCCGCCGCTGAACAGGCGCCGGCGCCCCTGGCGTTCGCCGCGCCGGTGCAGGATCGGCGCTCCGCCTATCGGCTCGACTACGGCGCCTCCGCTGGCCAGCTCGAACTGGTCAACGCCGTGCCGGTGCTGGAGGAAGGACTCAGCGGGGCCGGCGTGAAGCTGGGCATCATCGACACGGGCCTGGGCAACAACCTCGCATCCCATCCGGCGACGGCGACGATGGTGTCGGACGGCCGCTTCGTGCTGAGCCAGGATTTTACAGGACTCCCGGCCGACGCCAGCACGCACGGGTTTTCGGTGATCTCGGTGGCGGCCGGCTACGAGCCGGGGCAGCTCATTGGGCCGGCGTACGGGGCGATGGTCTACCACGCCCGCACGGAATACACCCCGACCGAAACCAACCAGGAGGAGGATAATTTTGTCGCCGGCCTGGAGTGGATGGAGGCGCAGGGCGTCGACGTCGTCAACGTCTCGCTGGGCTACAGCACGTTCGACGCCGGGCAACGCAGCTACACCTATGCCGAGATGGACGGGAATACCGGCGTGACGACGATCGCGGCGGATCTGGCCGTGGAGCACGGGATGATCGTCGTGAGCGCCGCCGGCAACGAAGGGTGCGGGTCCCCGACGCTGTGCTGGTACTACATCACCACGCCCTCGGATGGCAAAAACGTGATCAGCGTGGGGGCGGTCAATACAGGCGGGCTGCTGGTCGACTTCAGCGGCCGGGGGCCGACGGCCGACGGACGCACCAAGCCGGACATCGTGGCCCAGGGGCAGTCGGTCTACCTCGCGAGCGGCACGAGCTACGCAAGCAGCAACGGGACGTCGTTCGCCAGCCCGATGGTTGCCGGCATCGTCACCCTGCTGCTGGAAGCCAACCCGGCCCTCACCCCGCTACAGGTGGCCGACATCCTTCGCACCACAGCGAGCGAGGCCGCGACCCCGGATTTTGGCCGCGGCTACGGGATCGTGAATACCGAAGCCGCCGTCCAGGCCGCGCGCGACCTCATCATCACCGGCGTCGAATCGCCCGAGACCGCGGCCTCCTTCGAATTGGAAGCGCCGTATCCCAACCCCGTCCTCGATCGCGCGACGCTGACGCTCCACAACGCCGGCGCGCCGATCCATGCCCGTCTCACCGTCTACAACAGCCTGGGCCAGGAAGTGACGACCGGTTTTGACGGCACCTTGCCGACGGGCCGGCAGCCGCTGGAGATCGATCTGCGGGATCAGCCGGCCGGGCTGTATCTGTACCGGCTCGACCTGGGCGGGGCGATCCGGACCGGGACGCTCGTGCGGCTGTAG